The following coding sequences lie in one Pseudomonas syringae CC1557 genomic window:
- the ccmI gene encoding c-type cytochrome biogenesis protein CcmI, with the protein MIDFWMAIGALLLVALGFLLIPVLRGHRAQREEDRTALNVALYQERLAELQAQQQQDVLSLEQLQDARAEAARELLADTEGAEPARSSRLGRPALLLASVLVPLLGLAGYLTLGASDRVELSREFAQPPTSLADMTRRLERSVQAQPDSAENLYFLARSYMAQNRPGDAARLFERSVALAGRQPELLGQWAQAVYFASDKHFTPQVQALTDEALQADPKEVTSLGLLGIAAFETQRYQAAVDYWTRLLAALPAQDASRSALEGGIARAREHLAGQPMKAKALKVRVELADSLKGKVQPTDSVFIFARAINGPAAPLAVKRITVADLPAEVELSDSDAMLPQLKLSTFAQVQLVARVSRAGQPTTGEWVGRSQPLASDTSAQQVLTIDSPDN; encoded by the coding sequence ATGATTGACTTCTGGATGGCAATCGGCGCGTTGCTGTTGGTGGCGCTGGGCTTTTTACTGATTCCGGTGCTGCGCGGCCATCGTGCGCAGCGTGAGGAAGACCGCACCGCGCTGAATGTGGCGCTGTATCAGGAGCGACTGGCCGAGTTGCAGGCGCAACAGCAGCAGGACGTGTTGTCGTTAGAACAGTTGCAGGACGCGCGCGCCGAAGCTGCCCGCGAGTTGCTTGCCGACACCGAAGGCGCCGAACCCGCTCGCAGCTCCCGGCTGGGCAGGCCTGCCTTGTTGCTGGCTTCGGTACTGGTGCCGCTGCTCGGGCTGGCGGGTTATCTGACTCTGGGGGCGAGTGACCGCGTCGAGCTGAGTCGTGAATTTGCTCAGCCGCCGACCTCGCTGGCCGACATGACCCGGCGTCTGGAGCGCAGCGTGCAGGCCCAGCCGGATTCGGCCGAAAACCTGTATTTTCTGGCGCGCAGCTACATGGCGCAGAATCGTCCCGGCGATGCTGCACGCCTGTTCGAGCGTTCGGTTGCCTTGGCCGGAAGGCAGCCGGAGTTGCTCGGGCAATGGGCGCAGGCCGTGTATTTTGCCAGCGACAAGCACTTCACCCCGCAGGTGCAAGCGCTGACCGATGAAGCGCTGCAGGCCGATCCCAAAGAGGTCACCAGCCTGGGTCTGCTGGGGATCGCCGCGTTTGAAACGCAGCGTTATCAGGCAGCGGTGGATTACTGGACCCGGCTGCTGGCGGCGTTGCCTGCTCAGGACGCATCGCGTTCGGCACTGGAAGGCGGAATTGCCCGCGCCCGAGAGCACCTTGCTGGACAGCCGATGAAGGCCAAGGCACTTAAAGTGCGTGTCGAGTTGGCTGACTCACTCAAAGGAAAAGTACAGCCGACTGACAGCGTGTTCATTTTCGCCCGTGCCATCAATGGCCCGGCCGCGCCGCTCGCGGTCAAGCGCATCACGGTGGCCGACCTGCCTGCCGAGGTTGAGCTGAGTGATTCGGATGCAATGCTGCCGCAACTGAAACTGTCGACCTTTGCGCAAGTCCAACTGGTTGCGCGAGTATCGCGCGCGGGGCAGCCAACCACCGGTGAGTGGGTCGGCCGCAGTCAGCCGCTGGCCAGCGATACCTCTGCGCAGCAGGTGTTGACCATCGACAGTCCGGATAACTAG
- a CDS encoding cytochrome c-type biogenesis protein: MRRWLFVLLLNLLPYGIAQAAIDAYTFRDDAERARYSELTRELRCPKCQNQDIADSNAPIAADLRKEIYRMLGEGQSNQQIIDFMVDRYGDFVRYKPSLSARTWLLWFGPAGLLLGGVVVIGFIVVRRRKQLPEHAAQLSDDEQQRLARLLDDHRA; the protein is encoded by the coding sequence ATGAGGCGCTGGCTTTTCGTCTTGCTGCTGAACCTGTTGCCATACGGTATTGCCCAGGCGGCCATTGATGCCTACACCTTTCGTGACGACGCCGAGCGCGCTCGTTACAGCGAACTGACCCGCGAGCTGCGTTGCCCCAAATGCCAGAATCAGGACATCGCCGATTCAAATGCACCCATCGCCGCCGACCTGCGCAAGGAAATCTACCGCATGCTGGGTGAAGGGCAGAGCAATCAGCAGATCATCGATTTTATGGTCGACCGCTACGGCGACTTCGTGCGCTACAAGCCAAGCCTCAGTGCGCGCACCTGGCTGTTGTGGTTCGGCCCGGCCGGTCTGTTGCTCGGCGGCGTTGTGGTGATCGGTTTTATCGTCGTGCGTCGTCGCAAGCAGCTCCCTGAACACGCGGCGCAATTATCCGATGATGAGCAACAGCGCCTCGCCAGACTGCTGGACGATCACCGCGCATGA
- a CDS encoding DsbE family thiol:disulfide interchange protein, which yields MKRWIMLLPLVLFLGVAAFLYRGLYLDPAELPSALIGKPFPAFSLREVQGDRVLSRADLLGKPALVNVWGTWCVACREEHPVLTRLAQQGVLIYGVNYKDVNADAIKWLKEFHNPYRLNIRDDEGTLGLNLGVYGAPETFLIDRQGIIRYKHVGVVDDAVWREKLAARYQALVDEGRP from the coding sequence ATGAAACGCTGGATCATGTTACTTCCGCTGGTGCTGTTTCTCGGCGTAGCAGCGTTTCTGTATCGCGGCCTGTACCTGGACCCTGCCGAACTGCCCTCGGCGCTGATCGGTAAGCCGTTTCCGGCGTTTTCGTTGCGCGAAGTGCAGGGCGACCGAGTGTTGAGTCGTGCCGATTTGTTGGGTAAACCGGCGTTGGTCAATGTCTGGGGCACCTGGTGTGTGGCATGCCGGGAAGAGCATCCAGTGCTCACTCGTCTGGCGCAGCAGGGCGTATTGATCTACGGCGTGAACTACAAGGACGTCAACGCCGATGCAATCAAATGGCTCAAGGAATTTCATAATCCTTACCGGCTCAATATCCGCGACGACGAGGGCACGTTGGGCCTGAATCTCGGCGTGTATGGCGCGCCGGAAACCTTTCTGATCGACCGTCAGGGCATCATTCGTTACAAACACGTCGGCGTTGTCGACGATGCGGTCTGGCGTGAAAAACTCGCGGCGCGCTATCAGGCGCTGGTTGATGAGGGCAGACCATGA
- a CDS encoding heme lyase CcmF/NrfE family subunit, with protein MIPELGHLAMILALGFALVQAIIPLIGAWRGDRLWMSLARPAAWGQFSFLIFAFGCLTYAFMVDDFSVAYVAQNSNTALPWYYKFSAVWGAHEGSLLLWALILGGWTFAVSVFSRQLPQEMLARVLAVMGMISLGFLLFLILTSNPFARLLPQMPANGRDLNPLLQDIGLIVHPPMLYMGYVGFSVAFAFAIAALLGGRLDAAWARWSRPWTLVAWACLGIGISLGSWWAYYELGWGGWWFWDPVENASFMPWLVGTALIHSLAVTEKRGVFKSWTVLLAIAAFSLSLLGTFLVRSGVLTSVHAFASDPARGVFILMFLLVVVGGSLTLFAVRAPVVKSHVGFGLWSRETLLLGNNLLLVVAASMILLGTLYPLVIDAMSGAKMSVGPPYFNALFVPLMGVLLAVMAVGVLVRWKDTPLKWLLGMLAPVLIGSALLAVIAGVVMGDFQWAVLATFMLAAWVLLAGLRDLFDKTRHKGLLKGASSLARSYWGMQLAHLGIVVCALGVVLSSQNSAERDLRMAPGESTELGGYVFVFEGAKHYEGPNFISDRGTLRVLRNGVQLTELHPEKRLYTVQQSMMTEAGIDAGFSRDLYVALGEPLGNGAWAVRVHVKPFVRWIWFGGLLTGLGGVLAALDRRYRTQVKSRVREALGMSGAAL; from the coding sequence ATGATCCCCGAACTCGGCCACCTGGCCATGATTCTGGCGCTGGGCTTTGCGCTGGTGCAGGCGATCATTCCGCTGATCGGTGCCTGGCGAGGCGACCGACTGTGGATGAGCCTCGCACGCCCGGCAGCCTGGGGGCAGTTCAGTTTTCTGATCTTCGCCTTCGGTTGCCTGACCTACGCCTTTATGGTCGACGACTTTTCCGTCGCCTATGTGGCGCAGAATTCCAATACCGCGCTGCCGTGGTACTACAAGTTCAGTGCCGTATGGGGCGCGCATGAAGGCTCGTTGCTGCTCTGGGCGCTGATCCTTGGCGGCTGGACCTTTGCAGTGTCGGTATTTTCCCGGCAATTGCCACAAGAGATGCTGGCGCGAGTGCTGGCAGTGATGGGCATGATCAGCCTGGGTTTCCTGCTGTTTCTGATCCTCACCTCCAATCCTTTCGCACGTCTGTTGCCGCAGATGCCCGCCAACGGTCGTGATCTCAACCCATTGTTGCAGGACATCGGCCTGATCGTGCATCCACCGATGCTGTACATGGGTTACGTCGGTTTTTCGGTGGCCTTTGCGTTTGCCATTGCGGCCTTGCTCGGCGGGAGACTTGACGCTGCCTGGGCACGCTGGTCGCGACCGTGGACGCTGGTCGCCTGGGCCTGTCTTGGCATCGGTATCAGCCTCGGTTCATGGTGGGCCTATTACGAACTGGGCTGGGGCGGCTGGTGGTTCTGGGACCCGGTGGAAAATGCCTCGTTCATGCCGTGGCTGGTCGGCACCGCGCTTATTCACTCACTGGCGGTCACGGAAAAGCGCGGCGTGTTCAAGAGCTGGACGGTGTTGCTGGCGATTGCGGCGTTTTCCCTGAGCCTGCTGGGTACGTTTCTGGTCCGTTCGGGGGTGCTGACCTCGGTGCATGCCTTTGCCTCGGACCCTGCGCGTGGCGTGTTTATCCTGATGTTCCTGCTGGTCGTGGTCGGGGGCTCGCTGACCCTGTTCGCGGTTCGTGCGCCGGTGGTGAAAAGCCACGTCGGCTTTGGCCTGTGGTCGCGGGAGACCTTGTTGCTCGGCAATAACCTGCTGCTGGTGGTTGCCGCGTCAATGATCCTGCTCGGCACGCTCTATCCATTGGTCATCGACGCCATGAGCGGCGCCAAGATGTCGGTCGGCCCGCCTTATTTCAACGCCTTGTTCGTGCCGTTGATGGGCGTGTTGCTGGCGGTCATGGCAGTCGGCGTACTGGTGCGCTGGAAGGACACGCCGCTGAAGTGGCTGCTGGGCATGCTCGCCCCGGTGCTGATTGGCAGCGCGTTGTTGGCGGTGATCGCCGGGGTGGTCATGGGTGATTTCCAGTGGGCGGTGCTGGCAACCTTCATGCTCGCCGCCTGGGTGTTGCTGGCCGGGCTTCGCGACCTGTTTGACAAGACGCGTCACAAGGGCCTGCTCAAGGGCGCCAGCAGCCTGGCCCGCAGTTACTGGGGCATGCAATTGGCTCATCTGGGCATCGTGGTGTGCGCGCTGGGTGTGGTCTTGTCGAGCCAGAACAGTGCCGAGCGCGACCTGCGCATGGCCCCCGGCGAGTCCACTGAACTGGGCGGTTATGTGTTCGTGTTCGAGGGCGCCAAGCACTATGAAGGGCCAAACTTTATTTCGGATCGCGGCACGCTTCGCGTGCTGCGCAACGGCGTACAGCTCACCGAACTGCACCCGGAAAAACGCCTGTACACCGTGCAACAGTCGATGATGACCGAAGCCGGCATCGACGCCGGGTTCAGCCGTGACCTGTACGTGGCGCTGGGTGAACCATTGGGCAATGGCGCCTGGGCGGTGCGGGTTCACGTCAAACCCTTCGTGCGCTGGATCTGGTTCGGTGGGTTGCTGACCGGGCTGGGCGGTGTGCTGGCGGCGCTGGACCGCCGTTATCGCACCCAAGTCAAAAGCAGGGTGCGTGAAGCGCTGGGCATGTCGGGAGCTGCGCTATGA
- the ccmE gene encoding cytochrome c maturation protein CcmE, producing the protein MKPLRKKRLLIILAVLLGVGLSVSLALSALKENINLFYTPSQIANGEAPLDTRIRAGGMVEKGSLQRSADSLDVRFVVTDFNKSVTITYRGILPDLFREGQGIVALGKLDAQGVVVADEVLAKHDEKYMPPEVTKALRENGQPAPAAPFVPVSVPASETDR; encoded by the coding sequence GTGAAGCCGCTGCGCAAAAAGCGTCTGCTGATCATTCTTGCCGTGCTGCTCGGTGTCGGCCTGTCCGTGAGCCTGGCGCTCAGCGCGCTGAAGGAAAATATCAATCTGTTCTATACGCCAAGCCAGATCGCCAATGGCGAGGCACCGCTGGATACCCGTATTCGTGCCGGTGGCATGGTGGAAAAAGGCTCGTTGCAGCGCTCCGCCGACTCGCTGGACGTGCGCTTTGTGGTCACCGATTTCAACAAGTCGGTGACCATCACCTATCGTGGCATCCTGCCTGACCTGTTCCGCGAAGGGCAGGGCATCGTGGCGTTGGGCAAGCTTGATGCTCAGGGCGTAGTGGTGGCCGATGAAGTGCTGGCCAAGCACGACGAGAAGTATATGCCGCCGGAAGTGACCAAGGCGTTGCGCGAAAACGGCCAGCCAGCACCGGCTGCGCCCTTTGTCCCTGTGAGCGTGCCCGCAAGCGAGACTGATCGATGA
- the ccmD gene encoding heme exporter protein CcmD → MSFESFSDFIAMGRHGLFVWSAYGLCALVLLINVALPLLARRRYLKQQAQRLKRENRP, encoded by the coding sequence TTGAGCTTCGAATCATTCAGCGACTTTATCGCCATGGGCCGTCACGGATTGTTTGTCTGGTCGGCTTACGGCCTATGTGCGTTGGTGTTGCTGATCAACGTGGCGCTGCCGTTACTGGCACGGCGGCGGTATTTAAAGCAACAGGCGCAGCGCTTGAAGCGGGAGAACAGGCCGTGA
- the ccmC gene encoding heme ABC transporter permease: MKSDAMKSSIGWAWFHTLGSPKGFYRISARLLPWLSVAACLLLGIGIVWGLAFAPPDYQQGNSFRIIYIHVPAALLAQSCYVMLAVCGVVGLVWKIKLADVALHCAAPIGAWMTALALATGAIWGKPTWGAWWVWDARLTSMLILLFLYFGLIALGNAISNRDSAAKACAVLAIVGVVNIPIIKYSVEWWNTLHQGATFSLTEKPTMPAEMWLPLLFTVLGFYCFFGVVLALRMRLEVLRRESRSQWVKAEVMRSLGQMPAQPENRP; the protein is encoded by the coding sequence ATGAAAAGCGACGCTATGAAAAGCAGCATCGGTTGGGCCTGGTTTCATACCCTCGGCTCGCCGAAAGGTTTTTACCGTATCAGCGCACGCTTGCTGCCGTGGCTGAGTGTCGCCGCCTGTCTGTTGCTGGGTATCGGCATCGTCTGGGGCCTGGCGTTCGCGCCGCCGGATTACCAGCAGGGCAACAGTTTCCGGATCATCTACATCCATGTGCCTGCCGCGCTGCTTGCGCAGTCCTGCTATGTGATGCTGGCCGTGTGCGGCGTGGTCGGGCTGGTGTGGAAGATCAAGCTGGCCGATGTCGCGCTGCACTGCGCCGCGCCCATTGGTGCCTGGATGACCGCGCTGGCGCTGGCGACAGGGGCGATCTGGGGCAAGCCGACCTGGGGCGCCTGGTGGGTCTGGGATGCGCGTCTGACGTCGATGCTGATTCTGCTGTTCCTGTATTTCGGCCTGATCGCGCTGGGCAATGCGATCAGCAACCGCGACAGCGCGGCCAAGGCCTGCGCAGTACTGGCTATCGTTGGCGTGGTGAATATCCCGATCATCAAATACTCGGTGGAGTGGTGGAACACCCTGCATCAGGGCGCCACGTTCAGCCTCACGGAAAAACCGACGATGCCTGCCGAAATGTGGCTGCCGCTGCTGTTTACGGTCCTGGGTTTCTACTGTTTTTTCGGCGTGGTGCTGGCATTGCGCATGCGGCTTGAAGTGCTGCGCCGCGAATCGCGGAGCCAGTGGGTCAAGGCGGAGGTGATGCGCAGCCTGGGGCAAATGCCTGCGCAGCCGGAGAACAGGCCTTGA
- the ccmB gene encoding heme exporter protein CcmB, whose translation MSTVFVLLMVREAKLLARRPAELVNPLVFFALVIALFPLAIGPDAQLLQTLSPGLVWVAALLAVLLSLDGLFRSDFEDGSLEQWVLSPYPLALLVLSKVLAHWVFSGLALVLLSPVLGLMLGLPVSCLPVLMLSLLLGTPVLSLMGAVGAALTVGLKRGGLLLALLILPLYIPVLILGSAALQAALQGMPVTGYLLWLGSLTALAITLTPFAIAAGLKISVGE comes from the coding sequence ATGAGCACTGTCTTTGTATTGTTGATGGTGCGTGAAGCAAAACTGCTGGCGCGTCGCCCGGCAGAGCTGGTCAATCCTCTGGTGTTCTTTGCACTGGTGATTGCCTTGTTCCCGTTGGCCATTGGCCCGGACGCGCAATTGTTGCAAACCTTGTCGCCCGGACTGGTCTGGGTCGCGGCCCTGTTAGCCGTGCTGCTCTCGCTGGACGGGCTGTTTCGCAGCGATTTCGAGGACGGCTCGCTGGAACAGTGGGTCCTTTCGCCGTACCCTTTGGCGCTTCTGGTTCTGAGCAAAGTACTGGCACACTGGGTTTTTTCCGGGCTGGCGCTGGTACTGTTGTCGCCCGTGCTGGGGTTAATGCTCGGCTTGCCGGTGAGCTGCCTGCCGGTGCTGATGCTGTCGCTGTTACTGGGCACGCCGGTGCTCAGCCTGATGGGCGCAGTGGGCGCGGCGTTGACGGTCGGTTTGAAGCGCGGCGGCCTGTTGCTCGCCTTGCTGATCCTGCCGCTGTATATCCCGGTGCTGATCCTGGGCAGTGCTGCGCTGCAAGCTGCCCTGCAGGGCATGCCCGTGACCGGCTACCTTTTATGGTTGGGCAGCCTGACGGCTCTGGCGATCACCCTGACACCCTTTGCAATAGCTGCCGGCCTGAAGATCAGCGTCGGTGAATAA
- the ccmA gene encoding cytochrome c biogenesis heme-transporting ATPase CcmA has translation MIPVPPFLQAKALACERDWRVLFENLDLQLRSGEMLQVSGPNGCGKTSLLRVLCGLMQPTAGQVLLNGQPLDRQRAEPGRNLLWIGHAPALKDLLTPLENLAWLCALHQPASSDAIVQALGSVGLTGFEDAPCHTLSAGQQRRVALARLYLPGPPLWMLDEPFTALDRQGIAQLENHLAEHCEQGGMVVMTTHHTLSRSPAGYRELDLAQCSA, from the coding sequence ATGATCCCGGTCCCCCCATTTTTGCAAGCGAAGGCTCTGGCCTGTGAGCGGGACTGGCGGGTGCTGTTCGAAAACCTCGATCTGCAACTGCGTTCCGGCGAGATGTTGCAGGTCAGCGGCCCCAATGGCTGCGGCAAGACCAGCCTGCTGCGGGTGTTGTGCGGGTTGATGCAGCCGACCGCCGGGCAGGTACTGCTCAACGGCCAGCCGCTCGACCGGCAGCGTGCAGAGCCCGGCCGCAACCTGTTGTGGATCGGCCATGCGCCGGCGCTCAAAGACCTGCTTACGCCGCTGGAAAACCTGGCATGGCTGTGTGCCTTGCATCAGCCAGCCAGTTCCGACGCTATTGTGCAGGCGCTGGGTTCGGTCGGGCTGACCGGTTTCGAGGACGCGCCCTGCCACACGTTGTCGGCCGGACAACAGCGTCGGGTGGCGCTGGCGCGCCTGTATTTGCCTGGCCCGCCGTTGTGGATGCTTGATGAACCCTTCACCGCGCTCGACCGGCAAGGCATCGCCCAACTGGAAAATCATCTGGCAGAACACTGTGAGCAGGGCGGCATGGTCGTCATGACCACTCACCACACCTTGAGTCGCTCGCCCGCGGGTTATCGCGAGCTTGATCTGGCGCAGTGTTCAGCATGA
- the fliK gene encoding flagellar hook-length control protein FliK: MTGDITSVPATAPITTLLRAGVSPAQVLTLLHSSENLIPEGETVDAEVLTLKQVNQNFQLLLRLVLANGTQTNLPVSSSVPFTPGSLLQVAQASSNELTLSLQQLNNALKNSMTSIDTRQLPAGTLLQGKVLTSQELSPATNPTNVPNPAATTPTYRSIVMLLNTALAGSSLTIESPQPLTVGSLLSAQVQGSQALNFVALPSRFDQLALAQQLTTQQNRQGSLENLINALQNLPGSNPLNGNPASSPISAQLQASIAQLLDDLPDIQQMTTPKGVAQALNASGAFLEAKLLAGLNPMQAPDMKANLMRLISQILPGLPENQSYGAAAASNTLARAMPNAMRYALGTLGMVAARTPPGSFPLPSRNVSGGEQEEDLEILLKLAAAAVSRLQSHQLGGLEQTRTNADGTQVTTWQLEVPMRNAHDIVPLQVKVQREDKPDPESGEERDNIEITENRERLWKVDLAFDLEPLGPMQVNAQLLRGTLSSQLWAERPDSAALIEHELGYLRERLTACGLTVGELACNHGTPPQGPRTALEQRWIDENA; the protein is encoded by the coding sequence ATGACAGGCGACATCACCAGCGTTCCGGCGACAGCCCCCATCACGACACTGCTACGCGCCGGTGTTTCTCCTGCACAGGTCCTGACCCTGCTGCATTCTTCGGAAAACCTGATTCCCGAAGGCGAAACCGTCGACGCCGAAGTGCTGACCCTCAAGCAGGTCAACCAGAATTTCCAGTTGCTGCTGCGCCTGGTACTGGCCAACGGCACCCAGACCAATTTGCCGGTCAGCAGCAGCGTGCCGTTCACCCCCGGCAGCCTGCTGCAAGTGGCGCAGGCGTCGTCCAATGAGCTGACCCTGAGCCTGCAACAACTCAACAACGCGCTGAAGAACTCGATGACCAGCATCGACACTCGTCAGTTGCCCGCGGGCACGCTATTACAGGGCAAGGTGCTGACCAGCCAGGAACTCAGCCCGGCGACCAATCCGACGAACGTCCCCAACCCGGCCGCGACGACGCCCACTTATCGCTCCATCGTCATGCTGCTCAACACCGCATTGGCGGGTTCCAGCCTGACCATCGAAAGCCCGCAGCCATTGACCGTCGGCAGCCTGCTCAGCGCTCAGGTGCAGGGCAGCCAGGCCTTGAACTTCGTCGCCCTGCCCAGCCGGTTCGATCAACTGGCGCTGGCCCAGCAACTGACCACCCAGCAAAATCGTCAGGGCTCGCTGGAAAACCTGATCAACGCCCTGCAAAACCTGCCGGGCAGTAATCCGCTCAATGGCAACCCGGCCAGTTCTCCGATCAGCGCCCAGCTGCAAGCCAGCATCGCCCAGTTGCTCGACGACCTGCCCGACATTCAGCAAATGACCACGCCTAAAGGTGTCGCTCAGGCCCTCAACGCCAGCGGCGCGTTTCTGGAGGCAAAACTGCTCGCCGGTCTGAACCCGATGCAAGCCCCGGACATGAAGGCCAATCTGATGCGCCTGATCAGTCAGATTCTGCCAGGGCTGCCGGAAAATCAGTCCTATGGTGCAGCAGCGGCTTCAAACACCCTGGCGCGCGCCATGCCCAATGCGATGCGCTATGCGCTGGGAACGCTGGGCATGGTTGCCGCACGCACGCCACCAGGCAGCTTCCCGCTGCCGTCGCGCAATGTCAGCGGCGGTGAGCAGGAAGAGGATCTGGAGATCCTGCTGAAGCTGGCCGCAGCCGCCGTTTCACGTTTGCAAAGCCATCAACTGGGCGGGCTGGAGCAGACGCGTACCAATGCCGACGGCACCCAGGTGACCACTTGGCAACTGGAAGTGCCTATGCGCAACGCCCATGACATCGTCCCGTTGCAGGTAAAAGTGCAGCGTGAAGACAAGCCGGACCCGGAAAGCGGCGAAGAGCGGGACAACATAGAGATCACCGAGAACCGCGAAAGACTCTGGAAAGTCGATCTGGCGTTTGATCTCGAGCCGCTGGGGCCGATGCAAGTGAATGCGCAACTGCTGCGTGGCACGTTGTCCAGCCAACTGTGGGCCGAACGCCCCGACAGCGCCGCGCTGATCGAACATGAACTGGGGTATTTACGCGAGCGGCTGACGGCATGTGGTCTGACGGTCGGTGAGCTGGCCTGCAACCACGGAACTCCGCCGCAGGGACCACGCACTGCCCTTGAACAACGCTGGATCGACGAGAACGCCTGA
- a CDS encoding EscU/YscU/HrcU family type III secretion system export apparatus switch protein codes for MTQPDHSPRQAIALSYDGQSAPTLSAKGDDQLAEAILAIAREYEVPIYENAELVKLLARMELGDSIPEPLYRTIAEIIAFAWHLKGKFPVGQDPDAPPVERDITPRW; via the coding sequence ATGACACAACCTGACCACAGCCCGCGCCAGGCAATCGCCCTCAGCTATGACGGCCAGAGCGCGCCGACCCTCAGCGCCAAGGGTGATGACCAGTTGGCCGAAGCCATTCTGGCGATTGCCCGGGAATACGAAGTGCCGATCTACGAGAATGCCGAGCTGGTCAAACTGCTGGCCCGCATGGAGCTGGGTGACAGCATTCCCGAGCCGCTGTACCGCACAATCGCCGAAATCATCGCGTTTGCCTGGCACCTGAAAGGCAAGTTTCCGGTGGGTCAGGACCCGGACGCGCCGCCCGTGGAACGCGACATCACGCCACGTTGGTGA
- the recR gene encoding recombination mediator RecR: MSFSPLIRQLIDAFRVLPGVGQKTAQRMALQLLERDRSGGSRLALALGKAMDGVGHCRSCRTLTEEEFCPQCADPRRDDTLLCVVEGPTDVYAVEQTGYRGRYFVLKGHLSPLDGLGPDAIGIPQLMERIAQQGTFTEVILATNPTVEGEATAHYIAQLLNDKGLVASRIAHGVPLGGELDLVDGGTLAHSFAGRKPIAL, from the coding sequence ATGAGCTTCAGCCCCCTGATTCGCCAGTTGATCGATGCCTTCCGCGTGCTGCCGGGTGTCGGTCAGAAAACCGCACAACGCATGGCGTTGCAACTGCTGGAGCGCGACCGCAGCGGCGGCTCCCGGCTGGCGCTGGCGTTGGGCAAGGCGATGGATGGCGTCGGTCACTGCCGCTCGTGCCGCACGTTGACTGAGGAAGAATTCTGCCCGCAATGCGCCGATCCACGTCGCGACGACACGCTATTGTGCGTGGTCGAGGGGCCAACCGACGTGTACGCGGTGGAGCAGACGGGGTATCGCGGTCGCTATTTCGTGCTCAAGGGTCACCTGTCGCCCTTGGATGGTCTGGGTCCGGACGCCATCGGTATTCCGCAACTGATGGAGCGTATTGCTCAGCAGGGCACGTTCACCGAAGTGATCCTGGCCACCAACCCGACAGTGGAGGGGGAGGCCACTGCGCACTACATCGCCCAGTTGCTCAACGACAAAGGCCTGGTAGCTTCGCGTATTGCCCATGGTGTGCCGTTGGGTGGCGAACTGGATCTGGTCGACGGCGGCACCCTGGCGCACTCGTTTGCCGGGCGCAAGCCGATTGCGCTGTGA
- a CDS encoding LysR family transcriptional regulator: MIAIEDLRLAVTLSRCESLSAAARVLNVSPPALSMRLRKLETQLGITLANRDARRLSLTADGERFARESAHLLEQLEALPESFKQRDERLVGTLRLAAPFGYGRQRIAPLLSRFAKLHPQLCLHLDLRETPWPDRHDSDAVIHIGSLNDSLWIAKPLAQNHRWLCASPAYLEQHGVPSTPDELAGHRCICIRENDEDVTLWHLSKGQTKKTLRIEPALLSNDGSVARRWAEQGQGIVLRSQWDVSDAIASGNLRRVLADWQLASAPISLLVPLRKHRSARVQALTEFLETALKV, translated from the coding sequence ATGATTGCCATCGAAGATCTGCGCCTGGCCGTGACCCTCTCGCGTTGCGAGTCCCTCAGCGCTGCCGCCCGCGTCCTGAATGTCTCGCCGCCAGCGCTGTCGATGCGCCTGCGCAAGCTGGAGACGCAACTGGGCATCACCCTGGCCAATCGTGATGCCAGACGCCTGAGCCTGACCGCCGATGGTGAGCGGTTCGCCCGGGAAAGCGCGCACCTGCTGGAACAACTGGAGGCGCTTCCGGAATCCTTCAAACAGCGCGACGAGCGACTGGTGGGAACCCTGCGCCTGGCCGCGCCGTTCGGCTACGGGCGTCAGCGTATCGCGCCGCTGCTGTCGCGCTTCGCCAAACTGCATCCGCAGCTGTGCCTGCACCTGGACCTGCGCGAAACGCCGTGGCCAGATCGTCACGACAGCGATGCCGTGATTCATATCGGCAGCCTCAACGACAGCCTGTGGATCGCCAAACCTCTGGCGCAGAACCACCGCTGGCTGTGCGCCAGCCCGGCCTACCTTGAGCAGCACGGCGTGCCTTCGACGCCGGACGAGCTGGCTGGCCATCGCTGTATCTGCATCCGCGAAAACGACGAGGACGTCACCCTCTGGCACCTGAGCAAGGGCCAGACGAAAAAGACCCTGCGCATCGAGCCCGCGCTACTCAGCAACGATGGCTCGGTGGCGCGGCGCTGGGCCGAGCAGGGACAGGGCATCGTGCTGCGTTCGCAATGGGATGTCAGCGATGCCATCGCCAGCGGCAATCTGCGGCGAGTGCTCGCTGACTGGCAGCTGGCCAGCGCGCCGATCAGCCTGCTGGTGCCGCTGCGCAAGCACCGCAGTGCCAGAGTTCAGGCGCTGACGGAGTTTCTGGAGACGGCGTTGAAGGTTTGA